A single Bos mutus isolate GX-2022 chromosome 16, NWIPB_WYAK_1.1, whole genome shotgun sequence DNA region contains:
- the RAB29 gene encoding ras-related protein Rab-7L1 isoform X2: MVRLQLWDIAGQERFTSMTRLYYRDASACVIMFDVTNATTFSNSQKWKQDLDSKLTLPNGEPVPCLLLANKCDLSPWAVSRDQVDRFSKENGFTGWTETSVKENKNINEAMRVLIEKMMSNSREDMSLSTQGNYINLQTKPSSSWACC, translated from the exons ATGGTGCGCCTCCAGCTGTGGGATATTGCAG GGCAGGAGCGCTTCACCTCTATGACCCGACTTTACTATCGGGATGCCTCTGCCTGTGTTATTATGTTTGATGTTACCAATGCCACTACCTTCAGCAACAGCCAGAAATGGAAACAAGACCTGGACAGCAAGCTCACACTGCCCAATGGAGAGCCAGTGCCCTGCCTGCTCTTAGCCAACAAG TGTGATCTATCCCCTTGGGCAGTGAGCCGAGACCAGGTTGACCGGTTCAGTAAAGAGAATGGTTTCACAGGTTGGACAGAAACCTCGGTCAAGgagaacaaaaatattaatgaggCCATGAG agTCCTCATTGAAAAGATGATGAGCAATTCCAGAGAAGATATGTCTTTGTCTACCCAAGGGAACTACATCAACCTGCAAaccaagccctcctccagctgGGCCTGCTGCTAG